DNA sequence from the Plasmodium brasilianum strain Bolivian I chromosome 4, whole genome shotgun sequence genome:
ttaataatgagttataattaattcaatggtaataataatataattttttgatatatctATAAATTCACAAATGAActattcaaaaatttaaacatCTATGAAATACGAATTATAAAGTAATTATAATGCCATTTATAATgcatattaattaaattttcttttttcaaaaacaaaaaaaaatatgcttgttttatttcattgTACACAAAAAGAGATGTATACAATTAAACTAAAACAAATCATAAATTGTTATTAATTAGGTTACAAAATAATGATTCTGGACTAAAGCtttaaagaaatgaaaacaaagtattattttttagataAAAACGTACCTTTTGCTACTAATTTAACGAAATTgtaattcttaaaaataaaatgtgaaaatgaaaaaaaaacaaatagtattataatatcgtgttatatttataatgacACATTCAAATAATAAGGCTGAATGCaagaattttaataaatattacagaCTTCAAAATGTCTTTCATTGAATATCTCTTTAaaactattatttattcactaatataaatgtaaactttattttaaatcctgaaaatgaaaaagaaaattctttatattattaattttcattcatttatttttattttatcttagataaaatatattaaatttatatagatgcaactaattaatttttacataaacaaaaaaaactttaaatATTAGTACAATTTCtatgtacaaatattatatataaaaaaaaattattttgagaagagtttaaataaaaataaatcaaaattgtttaaaaaatttaaattaattatttaatgctAAAGGGTTGTaacttgtttttttatttgtcttatacaaataaaaataaatataatactaaaaataagaaaactaaataagataaattaaaatcaaaaattaCTTAATCTGCGTAAAAAGTTTCGTACTCATTCAAAAGAAACTACAACATGTAGGAAATGTATACTAATATGTATTTAGAAGCTAACTAGAACTTTTACcgacttttaaaaaaatagttcaaattttttatataagttttTAGTAGGTTTTCATATTTTGGCTTTATAGTACTAATTATCATCACagtaaatataatagaaaaaaaaatacattattattaaaaatattatttaatatataagataTAGCATAGTATGTAACTCAGAGTAATGCATGTACTCTTACATActctaatatattaataaaattaaatatacagattctaaaaaatatatgaatttaagtatataattGAAAGTTCTATATAATGAGttactttgttttataaaaattctacaatattataatttgtatataaattggaataaaatttattattatttaatgtaatatttaaaatttcatatattctgtatctttttccatataaaaaggtatatatatttatatttggaaaaataatattttatctgataaaagaaaaatatatttagaataaAACGATTATGTGCAAttcaataatattaaaaataattatggaCATATCATAtcacaaaaaaatgataaattttaaaaatataacctatataaaaaaattacaaaacatatttaataatattgaaGATATACTAATTGTTTTGATAGTAAAACATAGAAAGAACTCATAATATactactttttataaatacatactactaagttaatattttaaaaggaaaaataaacaaataattaattatttaatataattaatatttttaagaacataattatatcttgttatttttatttttcgtatATTAAAATTCAATGACaagtaattataaatttattatgtctaaaaaattatagttacaactgtaaaaaaaaaatataacatttagaatattttatttgtattactaaaggttacaaaaattaacataattatatttttattccattaCATTATCTGtacgtattttttaatatccgtaatgatacatatataatatcaatttggaaattatattttttataaacacgtatataaataagttaaaaaacattatttatgaaaaaaaactttaacgaataaaaaaatgtaaaaaaaacatcttataacatatattataaaatgaattacagaaatataaaggatttatttaataacaaTATGTGAATTAATTCGCATTCTCAAGTATGTTTAGGAGCACGTAATcttactaaaatatttttctttttcctatatattttatagatatatttatggatttatttgtttaattttgtcaataataaaaacacatttatttttttgttatcaaTACATTTTATCATACATCCTTAATGATCCtaaaatagaattatatCACAATTACGTATGTACAATGAAATAActataatacaaataaccTCCTATTTATTGCAACATTATAGCAATACTCAAAATTAACAATTCTTTACTTAAAATTTCTATTGTAAATTAATCTAAACAGTAAATACTGAATATTTCTCATGATCTAAATAATAGCCTCTAAATTACACTAAATATTCAATACATCTAcatttaatgtatataaaaaaatattacccTTCtcttactattattatattttagatattataattatttatataaagaaatcaataattcttaatataacctatattatttgtaaaaaattttaaattatatctattagtcatttaatatatttagaaatatactaaatttaaaaatatatatttatttaaatttaaaataatgacaacttatatttttacagaTACGTAATAAAgtgttatatatacgttATAATCAAAAAGTAAAGGGAATGATTTCTATATAATATCTatagtttatatttaaatttaattcattaatttaatcTTCGAATGgcataaaaatagaaaacaaaatataactttatttatatattaattttcagTATGATGTGtatctaattttttcaatatttagTTAACACTACAAATAggagcaataataatataatgcttgtttttaattgttcacttaattataaatattttgagtCTTTAAGttagtaaaaaatgataagtaaaccataaataaaaagcatattactttattatatatgtattatttcaTACTTATACTAAAAATATCTAAACatctattaaaataatttttacatttagtattttttataacgtATTTCAcgtaaaacatattttattgaataaatattatgctTTTTcatagataaaaaatatgtgtatagaTAGCAAGGCAACAAAAATCATTTACTTCCTTTctaaaaatacaaaacaaaaaagatatatcgtttgcttaaaaataataatttttcataataatatcaaaaaattataattttagatTAATAAGTTATAAAAGCAATTACCACATTTTAGTTCAATATAAATGCTTACTCGtcaattaaattatatgattttttctattatatactCGTTTTAACgcagatacatatatattttatgaaatttgATTTAAATCCAAAAAGACGTATATTATACCATAATATCTATTCACCCCGAAATTGTGCGTTCAGGTagaaactaaaaaatattaaaacattcaaatttacaaaaaattaataatatatttatttagcgTTGTATATCAAAAAGGCCTCATATATATAGCtagaatttatataaataattgtatgtttctttattaattatataaatatactacTGGTATAACTTACTATAGAagtcatatttatataaggaCATGTATTTCTAAATGCTTATTTACCGTTTCtgtacttaattttttcatattttttaattttcttatgGTAGTAAACAACaattaatatgaatatgactcctaacataaaaaaaggcacaatatataatagaaagtcaaataatttcattaatacAAAAGTACCATGATTACTTTCACTAACAGTATCTGCAGCACCCTTTGCCCATTTTAAATAGGGATACAACACACTAATAATAGACTTCAAACTGGTTAATTCCTTCAATCCTAAAAGATCCATTAACCATCTATTTTGTCCATCACTCATTGAATAATCTAATATGGGTAATACAGATAacgacaaaaaaaatattaaaggaAGAGCAAGTCGCAATCCGcattttttacgtattaGTTTTTTGTAAGTCTTATTACTAATtgtcctattttttttaagaaaatcttCAAAATCAAGTTCTTtgaatatctttttttctatataggaatatttctttgtttcaaatatattagatttatttttaatagctTGTTTATAATGCCCctcattttttgaaaaattataatttaattgatTTTTTTCACATGTTGCCTCCTTTTCgttataaaacattttttttttttcattctttccatttttcgatatatattcttttataccTATAACATTTAAATCTTCTTcctgtttatattttgctagtaGTCTATAATTTCTCGAATATAACTCATTACCATGCTTATAGTCCTCATCCAGATATTTATTAAAGATaccctaaaaaaaaaaagtaaatatatattattatttatgaaaaaaataataattcaaacAGTATTAACAAACATAAAATActgatttatttataatacatatacgcataaatatcattattataccATATCACTCCTGAAATGATATATCCAATATAAAGGAATTAACGTAGTAATTTTAATAAGTAGTACTGATTTTAGTTTTTGTTCCATAATATAGATTTTTAATactgtaatatattaataagagaaaataataacaacaaaataatataattataatattaaaagatgttatatttttatttgaagtatttatttattatatttttttaaaaaaatgaatgcatataactataatatatattacagcagaggcaaaaaatatatactttaaaaattatcatataatTTCTGACTTAATAcaacttatatataaacgtattttattaaaatattataactatagtccatttataaatattatgagtatatatgttaaatatataatatattagattaattaaaaaattccttatttaatatttataaaaataaaataaacatgaaTTATAAGATATCttaatatttctaattattaatttcatgCAGGACATCGATATTAGagagtatatatatcacaTTATTCTATACATTCAGATATTATTAACTAAAGTTAacgatatatttaaattaacatttataatacaacaggtattatattttggaaaaatgGAGTATTCtgtaataacataaattattataataatagattattataatgttcactaaaaaaagaaataagcTGAAGTACATTTTATGTTATGTAAATTATAGTATCTTCAATCTCTTATGAACTGTTAGGTATATAAAATAGCAAATTTATAAGATAATAACAAATGCATgatctaaaatatatattgaatcttaacaaattataattctttaaatttgtatcataattttgtaatattgcaatttttcattaagcatatttaataagttctaaattaaatgtttttgatttatacgacattttttctttaaataaaaatatatatttagaataaataattatataataaagaaaaaaaataaaattttatacttatagtttaattttatgtttgtTTTCCttctatataaaatatacttctatattgaaacattaaaaattatataatgcgTACATAAgatgtttttataattatttatgataaaataaaataaattatattatgcatCTCCTTAATTAATTACTTTTTGAAATATCGTTTTATTACGTTCATGATAAATACATTCTTATTATAGTATATACCATATctgtacaaatatacaatgtatataatattttttttctttttaatttaaatataccatttaataattaaaaatttttagaataattgatttttaatcttatttgatattcattttattatttattttttagttcaaataatatttattgaaaagTCTTAAGTTTTTTCTAGTTAAGGTATTATTCATcagtaataaaatttatattctctTCTAATAATATAAGTATACACTAATTCTCAgttctattatatttaacatttatattttcgcTTTTTCTAACAACATTACTGTTAAAAGtaacttaatattttaaaaatcatattaaaatgtaatatacatTAGTAAAAAAGGTATATACATAGACAGAATttgttgttaatatatttttctgtgcattataatattttataaattgtctgatatatatttaatttcatatacttttttttttacatcaaCTGATAGATTTTATTCTAGTATGAGTAAATTATTCTAGCGTAATTTTTCACAATACagaatcatatatattttgcataCCATGTACTCTTTGGAAATTCTCGGTTATATCTATCAACTTTATGTTATTCAAGTATACGAAAATGTTTTTACGTagtactttattttttaaaatatattccaaAAGATTAAAGTATTCATCCAActtttagtttatttttctgtttcctaattttaaatgatttatattatataaatactaaatttcaaaaaagatatttaGTTGGGGGATAGATTTATTGCTACttactaaatatttataaattatactaatataacatatacaataataacaatgcAAGATATGATTTAATTATAGGATagatatttatttaacaaaatgaaaatatattttgagcATTCCTAAGTGTTCATAGTGAGATTAAAGTATAAACCGATATAATTTAGAAACtactaaattataataaatgaaatatatatattaataatattattcataaaacAATTAATTTCGTACATCTTTATAGTCTCAAAAAATAacgtaataaaataaaaatagcttcccatatatataaaataatactatattaaaaaatattctacaTAACAATTCTTcacgatatatatatatcctgtCGATTTTCTACATTCTATTTCAAAGATACCATTATCTTTAATAATtacacagaaaaaaaaaacatatacataaatcaattttatttgtgtaaataaaaaagtagcGAAACTACTTTCCACATtcatgtattaataaaaataatagataactttgaaattaaataaaaatatatatttatatatttaaaaaatattaagataaTTAAAGTATAATAATGCTGTTATGTTGTATGTATAAGCTATaatgagaaaataaatattagaaTTTATGTTGCATcaatatatctataaatatacattagaATTGTTCGTTGTCATTTTCTTAAGTTAACAGAAATATGATTATCTATTATAATTGCTATTATACGgagaagaaatataaaaataatatagaaagatataattgaaaaaaatcataatataatttattataataattattttatctttatagtataaaatacatgatatttatatatctccgtaacaatatatattcgacatattatataaatatatattgtaattacatttgaatgtatattattattattgtggaaatataaatgttgtttcattatgtttttcatctatttatttaaaattgtttagaaagatttttataaatttgtttgtttatatttattattacatcttttgattttttcttttgatatTTAATAAAGTAATACTCGACTCAAAAAAACCATTGTAAGAATTAAAGTATCTggtaatacaaaatatagtGTTTCCCAGATGTTACACTGAATAGAATTAGCACATAAACACTGTTGTTACatattatagaaaataacataattaaCAGAATCAaaactaataatattttgttaattaatatacattttactaaatataatatgatatactcattatatgcttttttgctaatctaaaatataatataaaattttctaataGATTATGTTCAAAATAGCATTAACATTAATAGCTCATATAAATGAgcgtaaaatattatttttgcattatttcTATGTGCTACTTATAttctcattatatttttattcttttttatactGTATAATAGAATATTCCAAAAATTAAACTTTTCATTCTTCATATGAGTATGAAAAAGAACCACCAGTGCAGTATTATACGTAAATTACCAATTTTTTACAGAATGGTAACCTATACAAAATCTTCCGTTTTCGCAATGTGAAATCTCATTTTCAGAAGATATTTCTAACAATTCACCTGATACTTCTGGAGCTATGTTCTGTGTTGTTCTtcgtttattatttatacgaTTCCGAATACGTGGTCCAAGAGGACTaaactattatataaaacaaaaaaagatgaaaaatgttatatatatatatatataaatatataataatattttaattaaaaatttagtgcatatatttttctgatttttcataatttttaacgataatttttataataccttatagaaaataaaaagagtaattagaaaaattcCCATAAGTGTAAAACCCACAGATAAAGCAGACTTCAGTTCAGTTGAAACATGACAATTATAGATAGTTTTATTCCTGTCACACGAAAAACTATCAAATGCatgattttttaattgttcccacaatttttcaattatttctTCCCATAATATTGTGCTATTTTCACAATTAGGGccttcatttatatatgtaattttttttttttctaaccATTCATTCAATAAACCACAGTACTCAGGAGCACTAACAATATAAATTCCACCTATCATTGTATTTATTAcgtctttatttttataattagtaTCAAGCTTACAAccaattttatataagtaaTTATGTGTTTCCTTTATAGgatttaataatgaaaacgACATTGATGAATCTGCAAGTTCAACATCTTGTTCAAAATATCCCAATATTTCATCTTTCTTACCTATATCTAACATCTTCAGagtaaaggaaaaaaaataaaaaaaaaggacataAAGAAGataatactaatatattaaaaaaaattttaaattaatatgaaATGATATATGCCTTATAATAGTCAAATTAATTCTTATAGATTATTAGgtaaattaaatgtattataatatatttacgggcatctttaaaaaattcatttaaatgtgattaaattaataataagtaATTGTAATATTCCCATATATActagtttatatataatgtaaaagatatataaatattgcaTTTTTTGCTCAAATGtttaagaaattaaaatataatatttttattaattattaacaatgaaataaatgGACATAAcacatttaataatattttattaagtaaTTCAAGCTGGtcaaaacaatttttattgtaaaaatgataaaaaaatctgatctttatatattttttctattaaatacttataatatatagcttaaacaataaattattattgatataaaaattttagtaaattattacctactataaatttttattttttctaataaacttatttaaaggatatttgttaaatattattaatatttaaaagttataaaagtaatatatttttttaatttataatatttcatagaTAACGAAAAACACATGCTAATAGTTAACCCAAgttctttaatttattatattttatgacaTAAATgagaagcaaaaaaataagttatatatatgttatataaacGAAGTTAtattaagataaatataacataaaataatgattAAGTAATTCTGTAATTTCTTTTACCTTTCGTTATGTATAATTCAAAAACATTAAGAGTTCAAACTTTTCTATTCTTCTAGAACacgtatatttaaatgtaaagaTTTTACCCGATCATTTTACCACTTAaacttttttacattattttgtacatataaattttgctcatggatttatatattaataagacATAAAGATTttgccaaaaaaaaatttcagaaGTAtcaagtaaaaatttttgcttcgaataaattatataattttataatgataataacacCAATGTTGcaaaaaatagagaaagaGTAAAATCCATTTTATTCCATAAAAACCAgaacgaaataaaaaatttcttcctattattattacgattatcaatttatataataatttaagcataaaatacattaacctaaatataataatatgtatgcatatatgaaaatttataaatattgaaaatcTAAAACTtgtacttaaaaataataaaattctgAACATTACTCGATTTCATTGTATACTTCTTTAAATATAGGTATAAGAAAAAGTATCATAAGCATAAGAGgtaattttctttcatttttctatataagataaatttgagataatactatatatcgttaagtaatatatttagtgTTACTTCCAGATGTTTTCTTTGCGTTCAGATTGACTTCTCACTTatcttgtatatataaaatgttttcatcaaaaataaaattcctCAGCTtggaaatattttcttatataaagcattatatatatgtaacatagtgttattcatatttttacttaattcCATACCTTTAATGAACACCagaaaatgttataaataataaaattacggtgactatatattttagtaaagAATAAGCTAATTtgtaaaatgtaatttttgcaaattatatttttaaagcatATTCATTTAGAATACTACTCAggtacatttttttccttttttgtgtttacttaataatttctttatgAATATGATTGATTTAACTTCAAGAAAAAAACTTAGATTTTTAcagttaaattaaaaaaaataaaatataccttaaaaatatgtaatttggaaaattcatattttctatattgaaattacaaatattagaaaaaaatatatattttttttcaattatatatgatGAAGATACaaagttttttattattatttacctTTTAACTTACTAATATGATAATTCTgcttaagtaaaaataatgatatgaaTGTACAAATCATGCAAATTTATAttctaatataattatgtatatacaaggAAAGTTTTATTAAATCATAATCATGCAATATTCTATTAAaactttattaaataaaattatttattcctttttaaagaattgtttttttttttttgaacacatttttcattatatataattttaaaaaaaaataaaatttattctaCAATTATgtctatattaaaaatattagaatataccatttaaaaaaattcatttaatagtataatataaaaatatttaatatataaagcaCGTTcactaatttatataatttaattaaatataaaatttcctccatatataaattagtgtatattttaaaatatttttttattaaattgttcttttacattaatatatgcattttaaGATTATCAAATTACAATACATATAATCagtatattgttttatttttatttattttgtactattattatgaaatatgagaatttaattatattctaAAACGAAATTGATTATAACTTGAacattaatgtatatattctttttaattacattacTATTGTTCTTATAactattacatatttaatttagaATTCAGACAATTATTACAGTTTATTCGTgatatataagtattttcctatatatatcgaacattcattattattaatttttaacgtTGCTCcttaaaattaattcttatatatttctgtcatttacatatattcgttatatatatttgtgttttttctttctatttttgatataaataaaaattttaatatattaaatgtagaAGGTATAAGttaaacataatattttatgattttaatattaactgGTTTATGTAGCCTTTAATACAGTTTAGCATAATGTACTCCTAGAATTTTCTATACTATGaagttatttaattaaatctaatattatattagagaagtacaaaaataatagcaCAGATAATATTGAGAAGTAATATATAACCTTTCCATTATTtaatagtaaataaataat
Encoded proteins:
- a CDS encoding fam-l protein — translated: MEQKLKSVLLIKITTLIPLYWIYHFRSDMGIFNKYLDEDYKHGNELYSRNYRLLAKYKQEEDLNVIGIKEYISKNGKNEKKKMFYNEKEATCEKNQLNYNFSKNEGHYKQAIKNKSNIFETKKYSYIEKKIFKELDFEDFLKKNRTISNKTYKKLIRKKCGLRLALPLIFFLSLSVLPILDYSMSDGQNRWLMDLLGLKELTSLKSIISVLYPYLKWAKGAADTVSESNHGTFVLMKLFDFLLYIVPFFMLGVIFILIVVYYHKKIKKYEKIKYRNGK